The Brassica napus cultivar Da-Ae chromosome C7, Da-Ae, whole genome shotgun sequence genome has a segment encoding these proteins:
- the LOC106366445 gene encoding protein arginine N-methyltransferase 1.1 isoform X1 produces the protein MTKNNNNNNNEEEEFVSFGHNLNTKIRFEDADEDEAAQGSAEAATAQDESMCDAADGTTEMADDTTSADYYFDSYSHFGIHEEMLKDVVRTKTYQNVIYQNKFLIKDKVVLDVGAGTGILSLFCAKAGAKHVYAVECSQMADMAKEIVKANGFSDVITVLKGKIEEIELPTPKVDVIISEWMGYFLLFENMLDSVLYARNKWLVDGGIVLPDKASLFLTAIEDSEYKEDKIEFWNSVYGFDMSCIKKKAMMEPLVDTVDQKQIVTDSRLLKTMDISKMSSGDASFTAPFKLVAQRNDYIHALVAYFDVSFTMCHKLLGFSTGPKSRATHWKQTVMYLEDVLTICEGETITGSMSVSYNKKNPRDIDIKLSYSLDGQHSKVSRTQHYKMR, from the exons ATGACGaagaataacaacaacaacaacaacgaggAAGAAGAGTTCGTCAGCTTCGGACACAATCTGAACACGAAGATACGCTTCGAAGACGCTGATGAAGACGAAGCTGCACAAGGCTCCGCTGAAGCCGCCACCGCCCAAGATGAATCCATGTGCGACGCCGCAGATGGCACAACCGAAATGGCTGATGATACCACCAGCGCCGATTACTACTTCGATTCCTACTCTCACTTCG ggatTCATGAA GAGATGTTGAAGGATGTAGTGAGAACAAAGACTTACCAGAACGTGATTTACCAAAACAAGTTTCTCATCAAGGACAAAGTTGTTCTTGATGTTGGTGCTGGGACAGGGATCTTGTCTCTCTTCTGTGCCAAGGCTGGAGCTAAACATGTCTACGCT GTTGAATGCTCTCAAATGGCTGACATGGCTAAGGAGATTGTTAAAGCCAATGGCTTTTCTGATG TAATAACGGTTTTGAAAGGGAAGATTGAGGAGATAGAGCTTCCTACTCCTAAAGTGGATGTGATCATATCTGAGTGGATGGGTTACTTTCTGTTGTTTGAAAACATGTTGGACAGTGTCCTGTACGCTCGCAACAAATGGCTT GTTGATGGTGGGATTGTGCTACCAGACAAAGCCTCTCTCTTTCTTACAGCCATAGAGGATTCAGAGTACAAAGAAGACAAAATTGAAT TTTGGAACAGTGTGTATGGTTTTGACATGTCATGCATCAAGAAAAAGGCTATGATGGAGCCGCTTGTTGACACTGTCGACCAAAAACAGATCGTCACTGATAGTAGACTACTTAAG ACGATGGATATCTCAAAGATGTCTTCTGGTGATGCTTCCTTCACAGCTCCCTTCAAACTTGTTGCACAACGCAATGACTACATCCACGCACTCGTAGCCTACTTTGACGTGTCGTTTACCATGTGCCACAAGCTCCTAGGCTTCTCAACAG GACCGAAGTCACGGGCCACGCACTGGAAACAAACAGTCATGTACCTTGAAGATGTGTTAACAATATGTGAGGGTGAGACAATCACTGGAAGCATGTCGGTTTCTTATAACAAGAAGAATCCTAGAGACATTGACATTAAGCTAAGCTATTCTTTGGATGGTCAGCATTCCAAGGTCTCAAGAACTCAACACTACAAAATGCGTTGA
- the BNAC07G41970D gene encoding uncharacterized protein BNAC07G41970D has translation MASRLIQVQSKACEASKFVAKHGTSYYRQLLEKNKHYIQEPATVDKCQELSKQLLYTRLASIPGRCETLRKEVDYAKNLWKNRTDLKVEDAGVAALFGLECFAWYCAGEIIGRGFTFTGYYP, from the exons ATGGCATCAAGGTTGATTCAAGTTCAGTCAAAGGCATGTGAGGCTTCCAAGTTTGTGGCCAAGCACGGAACTTCTTACTACAGGCAGTTGCTTGAGAAGAACAAGCATTACATCCAGGAACCTGCTACGGTTGACAAGTGCCAAGAGTTGTCTAAGCAACTTCTCTACACCCGTCTTGCTAG CATTCCTGGACGCTGTGAAACCTTGAGGAAAGAAGTAGACTACGCAAAGAACTTGTGGAAGAACAGAACCGATCTGAAGGTAGAAGATGCTGGAGTCGCTGCATTGTTTGGTCTCGAATGCTTTGCGTGGTATTGCGCTGGTGAGATCATCGGCAGAGGTTTCACCTTCACTGGATATTACCCTTGA
- the LOC106362804 gene encoding F-box/kelch-repeat protein At4g29370-like — MIPKEEVEPPQKKAKIPPPPPPPPLNHQPCLSFSSLPNDITLNFFARIPKSYYPKISLVSKTFRSLLSSSELYAARFQMGTTVTCLYICLEYSTEHFTDPSPRWFSLYVKPKRNLTDGRTREKSSGNLLVPVPKHSPPPPPPHASSTIMTGSQIYVFGGPLDDNVRRYSSAVRVYECRNKTWRNLPNMNMERFYASACVHDDKIYVMGGCIARSEHESWFEMFDIKTQTWKTLPPNPDLHVRLGCKKVRKIGVVHEKIYVKTEIELCDWVYDVKEKKWSVADVGLSVNWSNSWCVIDNVMFSYSRLRYVWYDLKNGTWKDVRGLEVLKKYRSFSSHVNPNGRVGSVVELVNYGGKLVIIWDRFERRGRSQNKNIWCAVVALERIHEGFWGKIEWFDVVHTVPKSYEFLRCLPVLV, encoded by the coding sequence ATGATCCCCAAAGAAGAAGTTGAGCCGCCGCAGAAAAAGGCCAAGattccaccaccaccaccaccgccgccGCTTAACCATCAACCATGTCTCTCCTTTTCTTCACTTCCAAACGATATCACTTTGAATTTCTTCGCACGTATCCCAAAATCTTATTACCCTAAAATCTCCCTCGTCTCCAAAACCTTTCGTTCTCTCCTCTCTTCCTCAGAGCTCTATGCCGCACGTTTTCAAATGGGAACCACCGTGACCTGCCTCTACATCTGTCTAGAGTACTCCACCGAGCACTTCACCGATCCATCTCCACGATGGTTCAGTCTCTATGTGAAACCTAAACGAAACCTAACCGATGGTAGAACTAGAGAGAAATCAAGTGGAAACCTCTTGGTTCCTGTTCCCAAACattctccacctcctcctcctccacatGCGTCTTCGACCATAATGACTGGCTCGCAAATCTACGTATTCGGTGGACCATTGGACGATAACGTAAGACGCTACTCCTCAGCTGTTCGGGTTTATGAGTGTAGGAATAAAACGTGGCGAAATCTTCCTAACATGAATATGGAGAGGTTCTATGCGTCTGCATGTGTCCACGACGACAAGATTTATGTAATGGGAGGATGTATAGCTCGGTCTGAGCACGAAAGTTGGTTTGAGATGTTCGACATCAAGACACAGACCTGGAAAACCTTACCGCCGAATCCTGACCTTCATGTACGGTTGGGGTGCAAGAAGGTTCGCAAAATCGGTGTGGTGCATGAAAAGATTTACGTAAAGACTGAGATTGAGCTCTGTGATTGGGTCTATGATGTGAAGGAAAAGAAATGGAGCGTTGCGGATGTGGGGTTGAGTGTAAATTGGTCGAACTCTTGGTGCGTGATAGACAATGTGATGTTTTCTTACTCTCGCTTGAGGTATGTGTGGTATGATTTAAAGAATGGCACGTGGAAAGATGTGAGAGGTTTGGAAGTGCTGAAGAAGTATCGTAGTTTTAGTAGTCATGTTAATCCGAATGGTAGAGTTGGTAGTGTGGTTGAATTAGTGAACTATGGTGGGAAACTCGTGATTATTTGGGATAGGTTTGAGCGGCGTGGTCGTAGTCAGAACAAGAACATCTGGTGTGCGGTGGTTGCGTTGGAAAGAATCCATGAAGGTTTTTGGGGGAAGATTGAGTGGTTCGATGTTGTGCATACTGTCCCCAAGTCATATGAGTTCTTGCGTTGTCTACCCGTTTTGGTTTGA